In Natronoarchaeum philippinense, a single window of DNA contains:
- a CDS encoding DUF7312 domain-containing protein, translated as MAAPSDDGEPDRDDGEPDRDDGEPDRDDGAADEWKYSLADLENENGEDEDEDAETAERVIDRSIEPEEIDLENAAFVALGAIVAVLIFVRTVTIFTL; from the coding sequence ATGGCAGCGCCGAGCGACGACGGGGAGCCCGACCGCGACGACGGGGAGCCCGACCGCGACGACGGGGAGCCCGACCGCGACGACGGGGCGGCCGACGAGTGGAAATACAGCCTCGCCGATCTGGAGAACGAAAACGGCGAGGACGAGGACGAGGACGCCGAGACAGCGGAGCGAGTGATCGACCGCTCGATCGAACCCGAGGAGATCGACCTCGAAAACGCGGCGTTCGTCGCGCTGGGCGCCATCGTCGCCGTGTTGATTTTCGTCCGGACGGTGACGATCTTTACTCTCTAA
- the pyk gene encoding pyruvate kinase — MRNAKIVCTLGPASDSRRTIRDLADAGMSVARLNASHGDRESRGELIDRIQAVDEAADEPLAAMLDMKGPEIRTAPLDEPIDLEAGSEIRFVEGEDATPEEVGLSVSISGVAEGDRILLDDGRIETTVTEVREDAVLARVEDGGPLSGRKGVNIPGVDLDLDVVTEKDRKDLQLAAEKNVDFVAASFVRDAEDVYEVNQVLEEAGADIPIIAKIERAGAVDNLDEIIDAAYGVMVARGDLGVECPMEEVPIVQKKIIRKCRDAGVPVITATEMLDSMVHERRPTRAEASDVANAVLDGTDAVMLSGETAIGEHPVRVVEAMDRIVREVERSGEYREVRDERVPAADDSRTDALARSARYLARDIGASAVVAASESGYTALKTAKFRPNAPVIAATPNDRVRRQMVLSWGVQPVYAPFTDEGTDAVIENAVQAALDSDAAESGDTVVVLSGMMTELEGTSTTNMLKVHVAADSVAAGRVVVEGRTSGPIVRSDDGDLSDVPEGAILALDESFDGEFTGDAETLGGIVDARPGMTGYPALVARELDIPMVSGAAVGDGVDDGDTVTIDAQRGVVYAGDVVSARERAERSLDGTPERPH; from the coding sequence ATGAGAAACGCGAAGATAGTCTGTACGCTCGGTCCGGCTTCGGACTCGCGGCGTACGATTCGGGATCTGGCGGACGCGGGGATGTCGGTCGCGCGGCTCAACGCGAGCCACGGAGACCGCGAGAGCCGGGGGGAGCTGATCGACCGCATTCAGGCGGTCGACGAAGCCGCAGACGAGCCGCTCGCCGCGATGCTCGACATGAAGGGCCCCGAGATCCGGACCGCACCGCTCGACGAACCGATCGACCTCGAAGCCGGCTCCGAGATCCGGTTCGTCGAGGGTGAGGACGCTACGCCTGAAGAGGTCGGCCTCTCGGTCTCGATCTCCGGCGTCGCCGAGGGCGACCGCATCCTGCTCGACGACGGGCGGATCGAGACGACCGTCACCGAGGTGCGCGAGGACGCCGTGCTCGCCCGCGTCGAGGACGGCGGCCCGCTCTCGGGACGCAAGGGCGTCAACATCCCCGGCGTCGATCTGGACCTCGACGTCGTCACCGAGAAAGACCGCAAGGACCTCCAACTGGCCGCCGAGAAGAACGTCGACTTCGTCGCGGCGAGTTTCGTCCGCGACGCCGAGGACGTCTACGAGGTCAATCAGGTGTTGGAGGAAGCCGGCGCCGATATCCCGATCATCGCCAAGATCGAGCGCGCGGGCGCGGTCGACAACCTCGACGAGATCATCGACGCCGCCTACGGCGTCATGGTCGCGCGGGGCGACCTCGGCGTCGAGTGCCCGATGGAGGAGGTGCCGATCGTCCAGAAGAAGATCATCCGGAAGTGCCGCGACGCCGGCGTGCCGGTCATCACGGCGACCGAGATGCTCGACTCGATGGTTCACGAGCGCCGGCCGACGCGCGCGGAGGCCTCCGACGTGGCCAACGCCGTCCTTGACGGCACCGACGCGGTGATGCTGTCGGGCGAGACGGCGATCGGCGAGCACCCCGTCCGCGTCGTCGAGGCGATGGACCGGATCGTCCGCGAGGTCGAGCGCAGCGGCGAGTACCGAGAGGTGCGCGACGAGCGCGTCCCCGCGGCCGACGACTCCCGAACCGACGCGCTGGCCCGGTCGGCGCGCTATCTCGCCCGCGACATCGGCGCGAGCGCGGTCGTCGCCGCCAGCGAATCGGGGTACACCGCGCTCAAGACCGCGAAGTTCCGGCCCAACGCGCCGGTCATCGCGGCGACGCCGAACGACCGCGTGCGCCGCCAGATGGTGCTGTCGTGGGGCGTCCAACCCGTCTACGCGCCCTTCACCGACGAGGGAACCGACGCCGTCATCGAGAACGCGGTGCAGGCCGCCCTCGACTCCGACGCCGCCGAAAGCGGCGACACCGTCGTCGTCCTCTCGGGGATGATGACCGAACTCGAAGGCACCAGCACGACCAACATGCTCAAGGTCCACGTCGCGGCCGACTCGGTCGCGGCGGGCCGCGTTGTCGTCGAGGGGCGGACCTCCGGTCCGATCGTCCGATCGGACGACGGCGACCTCTCTGACGTTCCCGAAGGGGCGATTCTCGCGCTCGACGAGTCGTTCGACGGCGAGTTCACCGGAGACGCCGAAACGCTCGGCGGCATCGTCGACGCCCGACCGGGGATGACCGGCTACCCCGCGCTGGTCGCGCGCGAACTCGACATCCCGATGGTCAGCGGCGCGGCCGTCGGCGACGGCGTCGACGACGGCGACACCGTGACGATCGACGCCCAGCGCGGCGTCGTCTACGCCGGCGACGTGGTTTCGGCGCGCGAGCGCGCCGAGCGCTCGCTCGACGGGACGCCCGAGCGACCCCACTGA
- a CDS encoding helix-turn-helix domain-containing protein, whose product MAGKRQQPAAEPITRVEFSMSSAEYPFVGASAIEGCRISLEEIIPRGSESYAEFFAVDGADPDRILDLAREHESAEPTLLETYDSGGLFEFDVSSDCPAVFLSERGALPRRVYGEGGEGYLSAEIPAGEDAGEIVGEFLDAHPDATLESKATQPHVTPMFNQRQLRREIETRLTDRQQEVLTAAHESGYYEWPRETTAEELAEQHDISASALLKHLRAVERKFIAAFFEAPSG is encoded by the coding sequence ATGGCAGGGAAACGACAGCAGCCGGCGGCCGAACCGATCACTCGCGTGGAATTTTCCATGTCGAGCGCGGAGTACCCCTTCGTCGGCGCCTCGGCAATCGAGGGCTGTCGGATCTCGTTAGAGGAGATCATCCCCCGCGGCTCGGAGTCGTACGCCGAGTTCTTCGCCGTCGACGGCGCCGATCCCGACCGGATTCTCGATCTCGCTCGGGAGCACGAGTCGGCCGAGCCGACTCTGCTCGAAACGTACGACTCCGGCGGCCTCTTCGAGTTCGACGTGTCGAGTGATTGCCCCGCAGTCTTCCTGAGCGAGCGCGGCGCCCTGCCGCGGCGGGTCTACGGCGAGGGGGGCGAGGGCTATCTCAGCGCGGAAATCCCGGCCGGCGAGGACGCCGGCGAGATCGTCGGGGAGTTTCTCGACGCCCATCCCGACGCCACCCTCGAGTCCAAAGCCACGCAACCGCACGTGACGCCGATGTTCAACCAGCGCCAGCTCCGCCGAGAGATCGAGACCCGTCTCACCGACCGCCAGCAAGAGGTGCTGACGGCTGCCCACGAATCGGGATACTACGAGTGGCCACGGGAGACCACCGCGGAGGAACTGGCCGAGCAACACGACATCTCGGCGTCGGCACTGCTCAAGCATCTGCGTGCAGTCGAACGCAAGTTCATCGCCGCGTTCTTCGAGGCGCCGTCAGGATAG
- a CDS encoding HalOD1 output domain-containing protein encodes MNDPAPTTSDDSALLWRPIGADEPCSTAVVDAVAAASNTDQTDLRPLYETIDPDMLDSLFGSDGSDGTVRFEYENYGVVVQANERIELYERSDWTPSP; translated from the coding sequence ATGAACGATCCCGCGCCGACCACGTCGGACGATTCGGCGCTTCTGTGGCGCCCGATCGGCGCCGACGAGCCGTGCAGCACGGCGGTCGTGGACGCCGTTGCTGCCGCCTCGAACACCGACCAAACCGATCTGCGACCGCTCTACGAGACGATCGATCCGGACATGCTGGACTCGCTGTTTGGCTCCGATGGATCGGACGGCACCGTCCGCTTCGAGTACGAGAACTACGGCGTCGTCGTGCAAGCCAACGAGCGCATCGAACTGTACGAGCGATCCGACTGGACGCCGTCGCCGTGA
- the metG gene encoding methionine--tRNA ligase — MSHEEFPTEDPAVVTCGLPYANGDLHIGHLRGYIGADAYNRSLRSLGQQTAYVCGSDMHGTPVAVNAEQEGVDPETFALEWHEQYEATFPKFNVEFDNYGHTHDETNTELTREIVRTLDEEGYVYEKEIQVAYDPDADQYLPDRYVVGTCPYCGEKARGDECDEGCQRHLEPGEVEDPTSSVTGNPAEYRERSHKFFEVSELSDYLTEFLDGLEGTSNARNQPRQWIEDGLQDWCITRDMDWGIDYPGSAAPEEQRNGGGEAAEEDGAESEDDLVLYVWVDAPIEYISSSKQYSERVGADEYDWEEVWKDSGEIVHFIGRDIIQHHAIFWPAMLEAADYNAPRAIAATGFITINGKGLSTSRNRAIWAKEYLDEGFHPDLLRYYLTTTGGLQQDVDFSWDAFQEKVNGELVGNVGNFLYRSTLFAYRNYEGTPDADVSDEVRERIQDAIEQFRVGVNEYSLREVAAAVTELSKFGNEYIQRNEPWNLVDDDPDAAEQVIRDCVQIAKAVAVLFEPIAPEKAQQVWAQLGEDGQVGDALIEHALEAPPAEFDEPVELFEKIEDERVEALNEKLAERIEAAEDDEDAGADDGDADAAGDADDAAAADFEAIAEERIGFEEFQDIDMRVGRIESAEGIEGADDLVRLEVDIGVEQRQIVAGLKQLHDVEELPGTNVVVLANLESAELFGVESNGMVLAAGEQADLLTTHEDAEPGTKVR; from the coding sequence ATGAGCCACGAGGAGTTCCCCACGGAGGACCCCGCCGTGGTGACCTGTGGGTTGCCCTACGCCAACGGCGACCTGCACATCGGTCACCTGCGGGGGTATATCGGCGCCGACGCGTACAACCGCTCGCTGCGGTCGCTCGGCCAGCAGACCGCCTACGTCTGCGGGTCGGACATGCACGGCACGCCGGTGGCGGTCAACGCCGAGCAGGAGGGCGTCGATCCCGAGACGTTCGCCCTAGAGTGGCACGAGCAGTACGAGGCGACGTTCCCGAAGTTCAACGTCGAGTTCGACAACTACGGCCATACCCACGACGAGACCAACACCGAACTCACCCGGGAGATCGTCAGAACACTCGACGAGGAGGGGTACGTCTACGAGAAAGAGATCCAAGTCGCGTACGACCCCGACGCCGATCAGTACCTGCCCGACCGGTACGTCGTCGGCACCTGCCCCTACTGCGGCGAGAAGGCCCGTGGCGACGAGTGCGACGAGGGCTGTCAGCGCCACCTCGAACCCGGTGAGGTCGAGGACCCGACGAGCTCGGTGACGGGTAACCCTGCCGAGTACCGCGAGCGCAGCCACAAGTTCTTCGAGGTGTCCGAGTTGTCGGACTACCTCACCGAGTTCCTCGACGGTCTCGAAGGAACCTCGAACGCGCGCAACCAGCCCCGCCAGTGGATCGAGGACGGTCTGCAGGACTGGTGTATCACCCGCGACATGGACTGGGGGATCGACTATCCCGGCAGCGCTGCTCCGGAGGAGCAGCGAAACGGAGGCGGCGAAGCCGCCGAAGAAGACGGCGCCGAATCGGAGGACGACCTCGTGCTGTACGTCTGGGTCGACGCCCCGATCGAGTACATCTCCAGTTCCAAGCAGTACTCCGAGCGCGTCGGCGCCGACGAGTACGACTGGGAGGAGGTCTGGAAAGACAGCGGCGAGATCGTCCACTTCATCGGCCGGGACATCATCCAGCACCACGCAATCTTCTGGCCGGCGATGCTCGAAGCCGCAGACTACAACGCGCCCCGAGCGATCGCCGCGACCGGCTTTATCACGATCAACGGGAAGGGCCTCTCGACCAGCCGGAATCGTGCGATCTGGGCGAAGGAGTACCTCGACGAAGGGTTCCATCCCGACCTCCTGCGATACTATCTGACGACGACCGGCGGCCTCCAGCAGGACGTTGACTTCTCGTGGGACGCCTTCCAAGAGAAGGTCAACGGCGAGTTGGTCGGCAACGTCGGCAACTTCCTGTATCGGAGCACGCTGTTTGCCTACCGCAACTACGAGGGGACGCCGGACGCCGACGTGTCCGACGAGGTCCGCGAGCGGATCCAAGACGCCATCGAGCAGTTCCGCGTCGGCGTCAACGAGTACTCGCTGCGCGAGGTCGCCGCCGCCGTGACCGAACTCTCGAAGTTCGGCAACGAGTACATCCAGCGCAACGAGCCGTGGAACCTCGTCGACGACGACCCCGACGCGGCCGAGCAGGTGATCCGCGACTGCGTTCAGATCGCCAAGGCCGTCGCCGTGCTGTTCGAGCCGATCGCGCCCGAGAAGGCCCAGCAGGTCTGGGCGCAACTCGGCGAGGACGGGCAGGTCGGCGACGCCCTGATCGAGCACGCGCTGGAGGCGCCGCCGGCCGAGTTCGACGAGCCCGTCGAACTGTTCGAGAAGATCGAGGACGAGCGCGTCGAAGCCCTCAACGAGAAGCTCGCCGAGCGCATCGAGGCCGCCGAGGACGACGAAGACGCCGGCGCCGACGACGGTGACGCCGACGCTGCGGGCGACGCCGACGACGCCGCGGCGGCTGACTTCGAAGCCATCGCCGAGGAGCGCATCGGCTTCGAGGAGTTCCAAGACATCGACATGCGGGTCGGTCGCATCGAGAGCGCCGAGGGGATCGAGGGCGCCGACGACCTCGTCCGCCTAGAGGTCGACATCGGCGTCGAGCAGCGACAGATCGTCGCCGGCCTCAAGCAGCTCCACGACGTCGAGGAGCTGCCCGGAACGAACGTCGTCGTGCTGGCGAACTTAGAATCGGCCGAGCTGTTCGGCGTCGAATCGAACGGCATGGTGCTGGCCGCCGGCGAGCAGGCCGACCTGCTGACGACTCACGAGGACGCCGAGCCGGGGACGAAAGTCCGGTAA
- a CDS encoding Gfo/Idh/MocA family protein, whose protein sequence is MDIGIISTADIARGSLIPALEGSDHDVAAISSRDADRARAVADEFGIPRSYGSYEDLLADDGIDAVYNPLPNGLHAEWTKKAADAGHDVLCEKPLAVDAEEAREVVDYCEDRGVTLMEAFMYQYHPRTERAVELAREELGEIRSVNASFKFPLYGRPDDVRLDPDLAGGSLMDVGCYAVSAARLFLGEPERAYAHTDDSRDSGVDTELAGVLEYDSGASARVACGFDTQLVQRYRVEAVDGWIEVRDAFDAPVDEPVELEYEIDGRHGVETFDAVDQYRLEVDHLEAAVDADEEPRTGGTEAIANMRVIDALYESAAAGAPVAVER, encoded by the coding sequence ATGGACATCGGAATTATCAGCACCGCCGACATCGCCCGCGGGTCGCTCATCCCCGCGCTGGAGGGCAGCGACCACGACGTGGCTGCGATCAGTTCGCGCGACGCCGACCGCGCGCGGGCCGTCGCCGACGAGTTCGGCATTCCGCGGAGCTATGGCTCCTACGAGGACCTGCTCGCTGACGACGGCATCGACGCGGTGTACAATCCCCTCCCGAACGGCCTCCACGCCGAGTGGACCAAGAAGGCGGCCGACGCGGGCCACGACGTGCTCTGCGAGAAGCCCCTGGCCGTCGATGCCGAGGAAGCCCGCGAGGTCGTCGACTACTGCGAGGACCGCGGCGTCACGCTGATGGAGGCGTTCATGTATCAGTATCACCCTCGAACCGAGCGCGCGGTCGAACTCGCCCGCGAGGAACTCGGCGAGATTCGCTCCGTGAACGCGTCGTTCAAGTTCCCGCTGTACGGCCGCCCCGACGACGTGCGACTCGATCCCGACTTGGCCGGCGGGAGCCTGATGGACGTGGGCTGCTATGCCGTCTCGGCGGCGCGGCTGTTCCTCGGCGAGCCCGAGCGCGCGTACGCCCACACCGACGATTCACGTGACAGCGGCGTCGACACCGAACTCGCGGGCGTGCTGGAGTACGATTCGGGGGCGTCCGCGCGCGTCGCCTGTGGCTTCGACACGCAGCTCGTCCAGCGCTACCGCGTCGAGGCGGTCGACGGCTGGATCGAGGTCCGCGACGCCTTCGACGCGCCGGTCGACGAGCCGGTCGAACTGGAGTACGAGATCGACGGCCGCCACGGCGTCGAGACGTTCGACGCCGTAGACCAGTACCGGCTGGAGGTCGACCACCTCGAAGCGGCGGTCGACGCCGACGAGGAGCCCCGAACCGGCGGCACCGAGGCCATCGCAAACATGCGCGTGATCGACGCGCTCTACGAGAGCGCGGCGGCCGGCGCGCCCGTGGCAGTCGAGCGATAA
- a CDS encoding DUF4013 domain-containing protein: MISDALRYPYSNDEAVRTLLIGGLLALTSVLVVPAIVLVGYAMRVIRSVAHGSERAPVFEDWGDMFREGVRGTVVAVAYALLTAAGAVVIVGGAAALSADASVIGTVVLIVGGLLWLGLAAFAAYVTPAALANVAEEGRIADGFDVGTLRPVLTSGSYATAWLIGAGFVLAGGVVSGVFGGIPAVAPLVAAFVGFYAGVAAYYVIGRAWGRRDGVDVSETDTESVSRPAA; encoded by the coding sequence ATGATTTCAGACGCACTCAGATATCCCTACAGCAACGACGAGGCGGTACGAACACTCCTGATCGGCGGCCTGCTCGCGCTCACGAGCGTGCTGGTCGTCCCGGCGATCGTGCTGGTCGGCTACGCAATGCGCGTGATCCGATCGGTCGCTCACGGCTCCGAGCGCGCCCCGGTCTTCGAGGACTGGGGCGACATGTTCCGCGAGGGCGTCCGCGGAACGGTCGTCGCAGTGGCCTACGCTCTCCTGACGGCCGCCGGTGCCGTCGTGATCGTCGGCGGCGCCGCCGCGCTCTCGGCCGACGCCAGCGTGATCGGCACCGTCGTCCTGATCGTCGGGGGACTGCTCTGGCTCGGACTGGCAGCGTTCGCGGCGTACGTGACGCCGGCCGCGCTGGCCAACGTCGCGGAGGAGGGACGGATCGCAGACGGCTTCGATGTCGGAACGCTTCGCCCCGTGTTGACCAGCGGGTCGTACGCGACCGCCTGGCTGATCGGCGCCGGTTTCGTTCTCGCCGGCGGCGTCGTCTCGGGCGTGTTCGGCGGCATCCCCGCGGTCGCCCCGCTCGTCGCGGCGTTCGTGGGCTTCTACGCGGGTGTCGCGGCGTATTACGTGATCGGACGCGCGTGGGGCCGCCGCGACGGCGTGGATGTCTCCGAAACCGACACCGAGTCGGTCTCCCGACCGGCAGCCTGA
- the mfnA gene encoding tyrosine decarboxylase MfnA: MRAEPQDFSRVLSSMCTEPHPAAREAAETFLATNPGDPGTYQTVAELEGDAVDALGEIAGLDEPHGYIASGGTEANIQAVRAARDLAATDAPNVVAPESAHFSFRKAAGILGVELRTAPVDSDYRARVDAMTELADEDTALVVGVAGSTEYGRVDPLAALSDVADDAGALFHVDAAWGGFVLPFTDEEWHFDHVGVDTLTIDPHKMGRAAIPAGGLLARSPDVLDALAVDTPYLESTEQATLTGTRSGAGVASTVAALEALWPAGYREQYVRAQNNAEWLADALDERGYDVVEPTLPLVAADVPRSLFARLREEGWRISRTGAGELRVVCMPHVTREMLESFVADIDALARTPSTVE; the protein is encoded by the coding sequence ATGCGAGCCGAGCCGCAGGATTTCAGCCGGGTGCTCTCTTCTATGTGTACCGAGCCGCACCCGGCGGCGCGCGAGGCCGCCGAGACGTTCTTGGCGACCAACCCGGGCGATCCGGGGACCTACCAGACCGTCGCCGAACTCGAGGGGGACGCCGTCGACGCGCTGGGCGAGATCGCGGGACTGGACGAGCCACACGGGTACATCGCAAGCGGGGGGACCGAGGCCAACATTCAGGCCGTCCGCGCCGCGCGTGATCTGGCGGCGACCGACGCGCCGAACGTCGTCGCGCCCGAGAGCGCCCACTTCAGTTTCCGGAAGGCAGCCGGTATCCTCGGCGTCGAGCTCCGGACGGCGCCGGTCGACAGCGACTACCGGGCGCGCGTCGACGCCATGACCGAGCTGGCCGACGAGGACACCGCGCTGGTCGTCGGCGTCGCCGGGTCGACCGAGTACGGCCGCGTCGATCCGCTCGCGGCCCTCTCGGACGTGGCCGACGACGCTGGAGCGCTGTTCCACGTCGACGCGGCGTGGGGCGGCTTCGTGCTGCCGTTTACCGACGAGGAGTGGCACTTCGATCACGTCGGCGTCGACACGCTGACGATCGACCCGCACAAGATGGGTCGGGCGGCGATCCCCGCCGGCGGCCTGCTGGCCCGCTCACCCGACGTGCTCGACGCGCTGGCGGTCGACACGCCGTATCTCGAATCGACCGAGCAGGCGACGCTGACCGGAACGCGAAGCGGTGCCGGCGTCGCCAGCACCGTCGCCGCGCTGGAAGCTCTCTGGCCGGCGGGCTACCGCGAGCAGTACGTCCGGGCGCAGAACAACGCCGAGTGGCTGGCCGACGCGCTCGACGAGCGGGGCTACGATGTCGTCGAGCCGACGCTCCCGCTCGTGGCCGCCGACGTGCCCCGGTCGCTGTTCGCTCGCCTGCGCGAGGAGGGGTGGCGCATCTCCCGGACGGGCGCCGGCGAACTGCGCGTGGTCTGTATGCCCCACGTCACCCGCGAGATGCTGGAGTCGTTCGTCGCCGACATCGACGCGCTGGCCCGGACTCCGAGCACCGTCGAGTGA
- the aspS gene encoding aspartate--tRNA(Asn) ligase, translated as MQDRTYTADAEPGDTVTVAGWAHEIRDLGGIAFLIVRDQSGKIQVKFEKDEMDDDLVETGLDISRESVVEVTGDVEEEPRAPTDVEIVPTDVEVVAPADPELPLDPSGKVDAELPTRLDNRTLDVRKPEVKAIFEIRAEILRAVREYFRSVGSTEINTPKIVATGTEGGTELFPVTYFGEEAFMNQSPQLFKQLMVGSGLERVFEVGPIFRAEEHNTPRHLNEATMIDFESAFIDHEEAMDVCEGTLHAAYQAVEENCQEELELLGYDDFSAPAEDFPRLTYEEAIERINATGELDEQLVWGDDLSTEAEKALGDEIGGHYFITDWPSEIKPFYIQDYDDDPELSKGFDLMHPRMELVSGGQREHRYDNLVEGFEQQGLDPSQFEYYTKMFKYGMPPHAGWAYGVERVVMTMLDLDNIREAVLFPRDRQRLSP; from the coding sequence ATGCAGGACCGAACCTACACCGCGGACGCCGAGCCGGGCGACACCGTCACCGTCGCCGGCTGGGCCCACGAGATCCGCGACCTCGGCGGCATCGCCTTCCTGATCGTCCGGGACCAGTCCGGTAAGATCCAGGTCAAGTTCGAGAAAGACGAGATGGACGACGACCTCGTCGAAACCGGCCTCGACATCTCCCGCGAGAGCGTCGTCGAAGTCACCGGCGACGTGGAAGAAGAGCCCCGCGCACCCACCGATGTCGAGATCGTCCCGACCGACGTGGAGGTCGTTGCCCCGGCAGATCCCGAACTGCCCCTCGACCCCTCCGGAAAGGTCGACGCCGAGCTTCCGACCCGTCTCGACAACCGGACGCTGGACGTTCGCAAGCCCGAAGTGAAAGCGATCTTCGAGATCCGCGCCGAGATCCTGCGCGCCGTCCGCGAGTACTTCCGATCGGTCGGCAGCACCGAGATCAACACGCCCAAAATCGTCGCTACGGGCACCGAGGGCGGCACCGAGCTGTTCCCGGTCACCTACTTCGGCGAGGAAGCGTTCATGAACCAGAGCCCCCAGCTGTTCAAGCAGCTGATGGTCGGCTCCGGACTCGAACGCGTCTTCGAGGTCGGCCCGATCTTCCGCGCCGAGGAGCACAACACGCCCCGCCACCTCAACGAGGCGACGATGATCGACTTCGAGTCGGCCTTCATCGACCACGAGGAGGCGATGGACGTGTGTGAAGGCACGCTCCACGCCGCCTATCAGGCCGTCGAGGAGAACTGCCAAGAGGAGCTCGAACTGCTGGGCTACGACGACTTCAGCGCGCCCGCGGAGGACTTCCCGCGACTCACCTACGAGGAGGCCATCGAGCGCATCAACGCAACCGGCGAACTCGACGAACAGCTCGTCTGGGGCGACGACCTCTCGACGGAAGCCGAGAAGGCGCTGGGCGACGAGATCGGCGGCCACTACTTCATCACCGACTGGCCCAGCGAGATCAAGCCGTTCTACATTCAGGACTACGACGACGACCCCGAGCTCTCGAAGGGCTTCGACCTGATGCACCCGCGCATGGAACTGGTCTCGGGCGGTCAGCGTGAACACCGCTACGACAACCTCGTCGAAGGCTTCGAACAGCAGGGCCTCGATCCCAGCCAGTTCGAGTACTACACCAAGATGTTCAAGTACGGCATGCCGCCCCACGCCGGGTGGGCCTACGGCGTCGAGCGCGTCGTCATGACGATGCTCGACCTCGACAACATCCGGGAGGCCGTTCTCTTCCCGCGAGACCGACAGCGACTGTCTCCCTGA
- a CDS encoding MATE family efflux transporter, giving the protein MPNPVRWLLLSIGRLLARAGLIDARRAERTTDLAWPRIVTGIARMSKSAADVAMVGLALGSGAIAGVGYASPFWGMAFALGGGFAGATISLVSQRYGADAYDRLSLAVKTSAVVVLAVTTPVAVLFALAPHELISLIGSGSTPIEYGATYLRVVALGVPFAGLNLVGSRTLVGADDAWTPMVLRAGGAVINVGLNAILIFGAGMGVVGAAVGTVVANVAVFGAFVWGFSAGSLPLVGAFPVTVDLSGPHATLDEVRDVVEIGVPLVFTNSAATMAQFPMLAIVGLFGQNVVAAFVVARRVRALMDTPNWGFSLASSSLVGQELGAGDEDDAGRLGHEIISFSVAVYLAIAGAVLVLADPIGSLFVSDPEVKPLTTAFIAVACISVVFRGVSGGATGPLRASGDTRWPFYAQLLGLYAFTLPIAYAGAASVPIPVIGAVTPLGIEALYLALVVETLVPAVVTYYRFATGRWKAISRSYRPEASAGD; this is encoded by the coding sequence TTGCCGAATCCGGTGCGCTGGCTCTTGCTGTCGATCGGGCGCCTGCTCGCGCGGGCGGGGCTGATCGACGCCCGAAGAGCCGAGCGTACCACGGATCTCGCGTGGCCCCGGATCGTCACGGGCATCGCGCGGATGTCCAAGTCCGCGGCCGACGTGGCCATGGTCGGTCTCGCGCTCGGCTCGGGCGCCATTGCGGGCGTGGGCTACGCCAGCCCCTTCTGGGGGATGGCGTTCGCACTCGGCGGCGGGTTCGCCGGCGCGACGATCAGCCTCGTCTCCCAGCGCTACGGCGCCGACGCTTACGATCGGCTCTCGCTTGCGGTCAAGACCAGCGCAGTGGTCGTTCTTGCCGTGACGACGCCCGTGGCCGTGCTGTTCGCGCTCGCACCGCACGAGCTGATCTCGCTCATCGGCTCGGGATCGACGCCGATCGAGTACGGCGCGACGTACCTGCGCGTCGTCGCGCTCGGCGTACCGTTCGCGGGACTGAATCTCGTCGGGAGTCGCACGCTCGTCGGCGCCGACGACGCGTGGACGCCGATGGTGCTCCGGGCCGGCGGCGCCGTCATCAACGTCGGTCTCAACGCCATCCTGATCTTCGGCGCCGGGATGGGCGTCGTCGGCGCCGCGGTCGGGACCGTCGTCGCAAACGTCGCCGTGTTCGGCGCCTTCGTCTGGGGCTTTTCGGCCGGCAGCCTCCCTCTCGTCGGCGCGTTCCCCGTGACTGTCGATCTTTCGGGCCCCCACGCGACGCTCGACGAGGTCCGGGATGTCGTCGAGATCGGCGTCCCGCTCGTCTTCACCAACAGCGCCGCGACGATGGCCCAGTTCCCGATGCTGGCGATCGTCGGCCTGTTCGGCCAGAACGTCGTCGCCGCGTTCGTCGTCGCCCGCCGCGTCCGCGCGCTGATGGACACGCCCAACTGGGGGTTCTCGCTGGCATCCTCTAGCCTCGTTGGACAGGAACTGGGTGCCGGCGACGAGGACGACGCCGGACGGCTCGGCCACGAGATCATCTCGTTTAGCGTCGCGGTGTATCTCGCCATCGCGGGGGCCGTGCTGGTGCTGGCCGATCCGATCGGGAGCTTGTTCGTCAGCGACCCCGAAGTCAAACCGCTCACCACGGCGTTCATCGCCGTCGCCTGTATCAGCGTCGTGTTTCGCGGCGTCAGCGGCGGCGCGACCGGCCCCCTGCGCGCCAGCGGCGACACGCGCTGGCCGTTTTACGCCCAACTGCTCGGACTGTACGCGTTCACACTTCCGATCGCGTACGCCGGAGCGGCGTCGGTCCCGATCCCCGTTATCGGCGCCGTGACGCCGCTTGGCATCGAAGCGCTGTATCTCGCACTCGTCGTCGAGACGCTGGTGCCCGCAGTCGTCACCTACTATCGCTTTGCGACCGGGCGCTGGAAGGCGATCAGCCGCTCGTATCGCCCCGAGGCGTCGGCTGGCGATTGA